A region of Catenibacterium mitsuokai DNA encodes the following proteins:
- a CDS encoding glycoside hydrolase family 1 protein, with product MEKKLPKDFFWGGSVSSFQTEGAWDEGGKGLSIYDVRPTPEGHADWKVAIDEYHRYKEDIQLMKEMGFNFYRFSICWSRIIPNGDDEVNEEGVQFYNNLIDELIANGITPMITLVHFDMPYHLVKEYNGFASRKVVDLFERYARVCMERFGDRVKHWMSFNEQNLHSCNLIYSNAEIIPEGKTKAEHLYQVAHNVMIAHCKAVKALRELVPDAKFGGMTTITNFYPATDTPKNNLFCQKAYDLVNDWVCYVQANGKYPRYYTAYLKNRGWFPVFEEGDEELLKYTCDYLCFSYYRSNTLTEGEFDMTTPFNDIVEKHVVKNPHLEATEWGWEKDAIGFRWVMNTLSERYDLPCFVLENGMGARESLNENDTVDDDYRIEYHRNHIQEMKNAILEDGVDCLGYITWGPIDIPSSSCQIAKRYGFVYVNRTDEELLDLRRVPKKSFYWISKAFKSNGEDLD from the coding sequence ATGGAAAAGAAATTACCAAAAGATTTTTTCTGGGGTGGCTCAGTATCATCATTCCAGACTGAAGGTGCCTGGGATGAAGGCGGAAAGGGTTTATCAATCTATGATGTAAGACCTACACCAGAAGGACATGCAGACTGGAAAGTTGCAATTGATGAATATCATCGTTATAAAGAGGATATTCAGTTAATGAAAGAAATGGGATTCAACTTCTACCGTTTCTCTATTTGCTGGAGCCGTATTATTCCTAATGGAGATGATGAAGTCAATGAAGAAGGTGTACAGTTCTATAATAATTTAATTGATGAATTAATTGCGAATGGTATTACTCCAATGATTACATTAGTTCATTTTGATATGCCTTATCATCTAGTAAAGGAATACAATGGTTTTGCATCACGTAAGGTTGTTGATTTATTTGAACGTTATGCAAGAGTTTGTATGGAACGTTTTGGTGATAGAGTAAAGCATTGGATGTCATTTAATGAACAGAACCTACATTCATGTAACTTAATCTATTCAAATGCGGAAATTATTCCTGAGGGAAAAACTAAAGCTGAACATCTATACCAGGTCGCACATAATGTTATGATTGCTCATTGTAAAGCTGTTAAGGCTTTAAGAGAACTCGTACCAGATGCTAAGTTTGGTGGCATGACAACTATTACTAACTTCTATCCTGCAACTGATACACCAAAGAATAACTTATTCTGTCAGAAAGCTTATGATTTAGTCAATGACTGGGTATGCTATGTACAAGCAAATGGTAAATATCCTAGATATTATACAGCATACTTAAAAAACAGAGGTTGGTTCCCTGTATTTGAAGAAGGCGATGAAGAGTTATTAAAGTATACATGTGATTATTTATGCTTCTCTTACTATCGTTCTAATACACTCACTGAAGGTGAATTTGATATGACTACACCTTTCAATGATATTGTAGAAAAGCATGTTGTAAAGAACCCTCACCTAGAAGCGACTGAATGGGGCTGGGAAAAGGATGCCATTGGATTTAGATGGGTCATGAATACTTTAAGCGAAAGATATGATCTTCCTTGCTTCGTATTAGAAAACGGTATGGGTGCAAGAGAATCATTAAATGAAAATGATACTGTAGATGATGATTACAGAATTGAATATCATCGCAATCATATCCAGGAAATGAAGAATGCCATTCTTGAAGATGGTGTTGACTGCTTAGGTTACATCACTTGGGGACCTATTGATATTCCTTCATCTAGCTGCCAGATTGCCAAGAGATATGGTTTCGTATACGTTAATAGAACTGATGAAGAACTATTAGACTTAAGAAGAGTACCTAAGAAATCATTCTATTGGATCTCTAAAGCATTCAAATCTAACGGCGAAGATTTAGACTAG
- a CDS encoding sugar phosphate nucleotidyltransferase translates to MKTSLVIMAAGIGSRFGGGIKQLEPVGPNGEIIMDYSIHDAIAAGFNKIIFIIRKDIEADFREVIGNRIEEVVKKYDVEIAYAFQDLKALPEGIKCPEGRTKPWGTGQAVLACDGLINEPFAVINADDYYGKEAFVQIHDFLLDYTPEHPEKLAMAGFILKNTLSDNGGVTRGICAVNDEGYLTDVEETKNIEKTSTGARVGDREIDPNVNVSMNFWGLTPEFVNTLKEGFVEFFENIKDPLKDEYLLPIYIGELLRDNKLSVKVLEVQDSWFGVTYKEDAPVVKASFKELIDNNVYSTDLFSDIK, encoded by the coding sequence ATGAAAACAAGTTTAGTTATTATGGCTGCTGGTATCGGCTCACGTTTTGGTGGAGGAATCAAGCAGTTAGAACCAGTTGGACCTAATGGTGAAATTATTATGGATTATTCAATCCACGATGCCATTGCGGCCGGTTTCAACAAAATTATCTTCATTATCCGTAAGGATATTGAAGCAGACTTCAGAGAAGTCATTGGTAATCGTATCGAAGAAGTCGTAAAGAAATATGATGTAGAGATTGCTTATGCATTCCAGGATTTAAAGGCATTACCAGAAGGTATTAAATGTCCTGAAGGACGTACTAAGCCTTGGGGTACTGGTCAGGCAGTTCTTGCATGTGATGGTTTAATTAATGAACCATTCGCAGTTATTAATGCCGATGATTATTATGGTAAAGAAGCATTTGTACAGATTCATGATTTCTTATTAGACTACACACCTGAACATCCAGAAAAACTAGCTATGGCAGGATTTATCTTAAAGAATACTTTAAGTGATAATGGTGGTGTGACTAGAGGTATCTGTGCAGTCAATGATGAAGGATACTTAACAGATGTAGAAGAAACTAAGAATATTGAAAAGACATCTACTGGTGCACGTGTAGGAGACAGAGAAATTGATCCTAACGTGAATGTATCTATGAACTTCTGGGGATTAACTCCTGAATTCGTAAATACTTTAAAAGAAGGTTTTGTAGAATTCTTTGAAAACATCAAAGATCCACTAAAAGATGAATATTTATTACCTATCTATATTGGTGAACTATTAAGAGATAATAAATTAAGTGTTAAGGTATTAGAAGTACAGGATTCATGGTTTGGTGTAACATATAAAGAAGATGCACCTGTTGTAAAAGCTTCTTTTAAAGAATTAATTGACAACAACGTATATTCAACTGATTTATTCAGCGATATTAAATAA
- a CDS encoding bacteriophage abortive infection AbiH family protein, translating into MNLLVLGNGFDLLHGLPTTYKDFIDFTTLFRMSLEKNDISRRDYDSRMIDFILHLSLELSNELESLIKDNLWLIHLEKETIGEGWKDFEKEMSEVIQKLDAIRVECDMQFKSGQKVARVNEYLGTSLLDFWGDRCSFSSMEPIKELRDILTHDLLRLTRCLEIYLDAFVNHLDTPKYVEKLQVLNVDKVLSFNYTNTYERLYGDSEVEYDYIHGKANLEHDIETCDLVLGIDEYLTGERKDQDNEYIEFKKFYQRIFKRTGCRYLTWLKQSQEERLNIYIFGHSLDVTDKDILRQLILARHAHTTIFYIHKSDLKNQIKNLVKVIGEDELIERAYGSHITIHFKKV; encoded by the coding sequence ATGAATCTTCTTGTATTAGGAAATGGCTTTGATTTACTACATGGGTTGCCAACAACCTATAAGGATTTTATCGATTTTACTACGTTATTTCGTATGTCGTTAGAAAAGAATGATATATCTCGTCGAGATTATGATTCACGTATGATAGATTTTATTCTTCATCTTTCTCTTGAATTATCCAATGAACTAGAATCTCTTATTAAAGATAATCTTTGGCTTATTCATCTAGAAAAAGAAACAATAGGAGAGGGCTGGAAGGATTTTGAAAAAGAGATGTCTGAAGTCATACAAAAGCTTGATGCAATCAGAGTTGAATGTGATATGCAGTTTAAATCAGGGCAGAAGGTCGCAAGAGTCAATGAGTATTTAGGCACATCTCTTCTTGATTTCTGGGGAGATCGTTGTTCTTTTTCCTCTATGGAGCCTATCAAAGAACTAAGAGATATCCTCACTCATGATCTCTTGCGTCTAACTAGGTGCCTAGAAATATATCTAGATGCATTTGTGAACCACCTAGACACTCCAAAATATGTAGAAAAACTACAAGTATTGAATGTAGATAAAGTATTAAGTTTTAATTATACGAATACATATGAACGTCTCTATGGTGACTCAGAAGTAGAATACGATTATATTCATGGTAAAGCAAATCTTGAACATGATATAGAAACATGTGATCTTGTCTTAGGAATAGATGAATATTTGACAGGAGAACGTAAAGATCAGGATAACGAATACATTGAATTCAAGAAATTCTACCAGCGTATATTTAAAAGGACAGGATGCCGTTATCTCACATGGTTGAAACAATCCCAGGAAGAACGTCTCAATATCTATATCTTTGGCCATTCTCTAGATGTCACTGATAAAGATATATTGAGACAACTTATTCTTGCTCGTCATGCCCATACAACCATATTCTATATTCATAAATCAGACTTAAAGAATCAGATTAAGAATCTTGTCAAGGTCATAGGGGAGGATGAATTGATTGAACGTGCCTATGGCTCTCATATCACAATACATTTCAAGAAGGTATAA
- a CDS encoding PTS sugar transporter subunit IIB: MVNIMLCCAAGMSTSLLVEKMKKEAEKQGIEANIWAVGANEAKANGVKADVVLLGPQVRYLEATVKKEVAPTPAQLIDMRSYGRMDGAAVLKQAMDLIEANK, from the coding sequence ATGGTAAACATTATGTTATGTTGTGCAGCAGGTATGTCTACAAGTTTACTTGTTGAAAAAATGAAGAAAGAAGCAGAAAAACAAGGTATTGAAGCAAATATCTGGGCAGTCGGTGCGAATGAAGCAAAAGCAAACGGTGTTAAAGCAGATGTTGTATTACTTGGCCCACAGGTAAGATATCTTGAAGCAACTGTTAAGAAGGAAGTAGCACCAACTCCTGCACAGTTAATTGATATGCGTTCATATGGTCGTATGGATGGCGCTGCAGTATTAAAGCAGGCTATGGATCTAATTGAAGCAAATAAGTAA